From a single Nicotiana tabacum cultivar K326 chromosome 8, ASM71507v2, whole genome shotgun sequence genomic region:
- the LOC107772279 gene encoding AAA-ATPase At3g28580-like: MMMMQDVWTQLGPTIATIMFAWTMYQNYFPHELRGHIRRYTDKLVTYFYPYMHIIFHEYETDGWFERSKAYVAIERYLSKNSSTQAKRLKANVVKDGQSLVLTMDDHEEVTDEYKGEKVWWISSQQIANRQTISWYPREDEKRYFKLKFHRKNRELITASYLKYVLDEGKAISVRERQRKLYTNNKGDGGYGYRRRMWSQVVFEHPSTFDTLAMEPNKKQEIMDDLQTFSKSKAYYAKIGKAWKRGYLLYGPPGTGKSSMIAAMANFLQYDVYDLELTAVKDNTELRKLLIDTTSKSIIVIEDIDCSLDLTGQREKKKDDKEEEVKDEKDAVKEKMKNREEKKQSEVTLSGLLNFIDGLWSAIGGERLIVFTTNFVEKLDPALIRRGRMDKHIVLSYCCFDSFKVLANNYLDVESHDHFPEIRRLLGETNITPADVAENLMPKSSKENANTCLERLIKALETAKEEAKLKAEEEEREKAEKEKEEKNKEAAAEEANNTDTVNENGKSESNIVKENPEGNVAKENGKSENNGVKENDDISKG, from the coding sequence atgatgatgatgcAAGATGTTTGGACTCAGTTGGGTCCCACTATTGCAACAATCATGTTTGCCTGGACCATGTACCAaaactattttcctcacgaactTCGTGGTCATATTAGGAGGTATACCGATAAACTCGTGACCTATTTCTACCCTTATATGCACATTATTTTTCATGAGTACGAAACTGATGGCTGGTTCGAGCGTAGCAAAGCTTATGTAGCAATTGAAAGGTACCTAAGCAAGAACTCCTCCACACAAGCTAAGCGTCTCAAAGCCAACGTAGTCAAAGATGGCCAATCTCTTGTACTAACCATGGATGATCACGAAGAGGTAACTGATGAATATAAAGGCGAGAAAGTCTGGTGGATTTCTAGCCAACAAATAGCCAACAGACAGACAATTTCTTGGTACCCTAGGGAGGATGAGAAGAGGTATTTCAAACTCAAGTTTCACAGAAAGAATCGCGAGCTTATCACCGCCTCATACTTGAAGTATGTGTTGGACGAAGGGAAAGCAATTTCAGTAAGAGAAAGGCAGAGAAAGTTGTACACAAACAATAAGGGAGATGGTGGGTATGGATACAGGAGGAGAATGTGGAGCCAAGTAGTGTTTGAACATCCATCAACATTTGATACTTTAGCAATGGAGCCAAACAAGAAACAAGAGATTATGGATGATCTTCAAACATTTAGCAAGTCAAAAGCCTATTATGCCAAGATTGGCAAGGCATGGAAGCGTGGTTATCTTCTATATGGTCCTCCAGGAACTGGTAAGTCTAGCATGATTGCTGCAATGGCTAACTTCTTACAATATGATGTCTATGATCTTGAATTGACAGCGGTTAAGGACAACACCGAGCTAAGAAAATTATTGATAGATACTACTAGTAAGTCTATCATTGTGATTGAAGACATCGATTGTTCGCTTGACCTTACCGGCCAAAGGGAGAAGAAGAAAGACGATAAGGAAGAGGAAGTAAAAGACGAGAAAGACGCAGTCAAGGAGAAGATGAAAAATCGAGAGGAGAAAAAGCAAAGCGAGGTGACTTTATCTGGGCTTTTGAACTTTATTGATGGATTATGGTCAGCTATTGGTGGTGAAAGGCTTATTGTTTTCACAACCAACTTTGTGGAAAAGCTTGACCCTGCTTTAATTCGGAGGGGGAGGATGGACAAACACATTGTGCTATCATACTGTTGCTTTGACTCCTTCAAGGTGCTTGCAAATAATTATCTAGACGTTGAATCTCATGATCACTTTCCTGAGATTCGCCGTTTATTGGGGGAAACTAATATTACTCCTGCTGATGTTGCTGAGAATTTAATGCCCAAGTCTTCTAAGGAAAATGCAAACACTTGTTTGGAGAGATTGATTAAAGCTCTTGAAACAGCAAAGGAGGAGGCAAAATTGAAGGCTGaggaagaagagagagaaaaggctgAGAAGGAGAAAGAggagaaaaataaagaagcagCTGCTGAAGAAGCCAATAATACTGATACAGTGAACGAAAATGGGAAGTCTGAGAGTAATATTGTCAAGGAAAATCCAGAGGGTAATGTTGCTAAGGAAAATGGTAAATCAGAAAATAATGGTGTCAAGGAAAATGATGATATTAGTAAAGGTTGA